The following coding sequences lie in one Babylonia areolata isolate BAREFJ2019XMU chromosome 7, ASM4173473v1, whole genome shotgun sequence genomic window:
- the LOC143284221 gene encoding uncharacterized protein LOC143284221 encodes MEDQQCSTPGCRRRKLNSCDVCQTHAGLQTLWFNNLGFRPGQSKGGPEKTPQKSKRTVPSTTQNGAAISKAPPPCTSSMNVPQHPPPQQSSTHPVNVPFGRPSGISSQEGLASSTEHVSSPTPLYYLQQFMHSVPGRPPQQQFIHNVAGRLPAPVIPCLPDLPSIVAGSMIHSAAVHVPMLPHFVVPPHHTLGMDRDLGAGGDVSVFRLTPGHKGRGTLHEDSHNSSEPRPWHTPYTKEPSAKVQQTGLEVDSSAEHSCDGGQQHTQPELYHGESSDQQVLAASPMLVRLLQDSRSAQNLSLQCLLSAETQEQAVNHHSPSTQQTANTQSASGIRSSDHDEDVIITGADEDVLFVGTEPSGTGTHSSQQALSLTAAGTETVSESDSDDCIIIDLSVDHGSQMEQTAQGGAVTQISANGHSIVQQGSEDGWRADPGSALSSDQDPEAMGHGPESEKLGEITVLETVSLSEQPSTSFCENGKAKTFSELSEESYYRCSCLSGRCGFRTVLSTQLELHLKENHPHDVMYSCVHCGSREAGIDSLMSHLEQHLSSQELLHCSNMFCQYMSSSSEEVHNHIQTCHPMQVQHVCWVCSDKFHSFVNFSLHIKLNLISVFKCPHCSAKDVDQQAVLMHMASSHPDQERLVDIQKMLVCHERKKNHWYTTDYVEVIPAHMEESTALVPGNNREQTQSPESKRGGDAVIGRSVRNARRSLTDTQIGITSPSPIRKANSPSIRMDKPGQELPLFDAQQGKALSSEGLVEQVKSSSKRSGEQQNDGDTSTTTISPSKRKALRKKQNDGDTSTTTISPSKRKALRKKQNDGDTSTTTISPSKRKALRKEQNDGDTSTTTISPSKRKALRKEQNDGDTGTTTISPSKRKAKSKKMRAVRGQNRHSDDQTNCSSQLSKESEPALCTDNFAGKNSGMVESVDTSVNDSDKSEERNFVERRPTDVESTNHKRTTGEASDGETEAVESEGEKQTASWIDHTFDQKDVDSFKCSFCDHVSSCVENHSEHIHSSHRSQFKGFSCQQCSFVSVDQGAKAEHRCGGSHCLQARSRIGYSEDDKTLWYTAFELSDMSVTGVTEHASETEYPLKTRSKRKHSETSAVSPPSKVKTSARTDFPPAKTSKVSPETSVEGSRSPGTKLMCTLCGLKQNCSRISMHNHIYAQHGDAMVCPICLEKMGSDCHFHLHLMDLHPNHPSIYDEVKSQNFISQVNSSDGVDVGAADRQKIDSVSGAEDEEAEAGSITTDRHRAVIDSGIHEQFSELKDTFGSKQSQLSSGIASSPEFKSVLRACKLCGFSSGSPVRLSNHMYREHSEVMKCPRCDVQLTSDSMLSRHVRAAHREDEDTLYQQCRSLSWVFEVEKLLSCKLCGYSNSQSAALHEHMYTAHKAVMKCPRCDTELTSDQELYQHLSDNHAGEKDSLYSQHCSASRFHVPGGAVKNFHPTLSLVGARQHQSLSSPEASRQKGEWKMGVKGKQWVARKRAGCPMLLTIKKKSPAGNTRSQSRQLSQSDGGSQSEASQGGGSGASDSPATVADVHHLPQPVDSSSAVPMTPSDMSQPAFSRNYGGLSYAAVSSSVPLMSKEQYDAFLAMAVEEDMEYRCPHCTSDFKLRYKFFEHLCFHYHYRCFKCAQCPFLAFCGSSVVNHCKKNHKEYPDIIHIPKQSFEARIERVLCQSLAAVTDPHTERRLLAYERARLKKESKCQGKPGRKPHKIKLLSSQKIKLQTKKIRKVPSLKMKAPVKSPSLKIKAPVKSPKKRPLTKKRPSEQDADADQITQWLICPYCRGKKKKRTAVEHEIRFHIHYKPYCCSYCKFTSSSERYAMRHVAATHPGKGAAVDYKRDEKKEERFQLLFSRSVELSKTAVKQEVTSGVKRKYKRRKADSVTDGKLLALNPGPIKKEENLTAHLQPGSTKEIECAHCDFVSDSREAVLAHILENHQPLLEEAVKASGADADTSLTGASGGFLSDVMDGEPPAESADSGNVGSVLLPAVTPEGPVLTTDSENTSHLSTENQNTVHLSTESQNTVHLSTD; translated from the exons ATGGAGGATCAGCAATGCTCCACTCCTGGCTGTCGCAGAAGGAAGTTGAATAGCTGTGATGTCTGTCAGACGCATGCCGGGCTGCAAACTTTGTGGTTCAACAACCTTGGATTCAGGCCCGGGCAGTCCAAAGGTGGTCCAGAAAAAACACCCCAGAAAAGCAAGAGAACGGTTCCATCAACCACTCAAAATGGCGCTGCCATTTCGAAGGCGCCTCCTCCATGCACTAGCAGCATGAATGTTCctcaacaccctccaccccagcAGTCAAGCACACATCCTGTAAATGTGCCTTTTGGGAGACCCTCTGGGATCAGCTCACAGGAGGGACTGGCTTCTTCCACAGAgcatgtctcttcacccacacCTTTGTACTATCTCCAACAGTTCATGCACAGTGTGCCAGGCAGACCCCCGCAGCAACAGTTCATACACAATGTGGCAGGCAGACTTCCAGCACCAGTCATTCCTTGTCTCCCTGATCTGCCTTCCATTGTAGCAGGCAGCATGATCCACAGTGCGGCCGTTCATGTGCCCATGCTGCCACACTTTGTGGTCCCGCCTCATCACACCTTGGGGATGGACAGAGACCTGGGGGCTGGCGGTGATGTGTCAGTGTTTAGGTTAACCCCAGGTCACAAGGGAAGGGGGACATTGCATGAGGACAGCCACAACAGTTCAGAGCCCAGACCTTGGCATACCCCTTACACTAAGGAACCCTCTGCGAAGGTGCAGCAGACAGGCTTGGAGGTGGACAGTTCTGCTGAGCACTCCTGTGATGGTGGTCAGCAGCACACACAGCCAGAACTTTACCATGGAGAGTCCTCCGATCAGCAGGTGCTGGCAGCAAGTCCCATGCTGGTGAGGTTACTCCAAGACAGTCGCAGTGCCCAGAATTTATCCTTGCAATGCTTGCTCAGTGCAGAGACACAGGAACAGGCTGTtaaccaccactctccctccacacagcaaacagcaaacacacagtctGCATCTGGGATTCGTTCATCTGATCATGATGAAGATGTCATCATCACTGGTGCAGATGAAGATGTTCTGTTTGTGGGAACAGAGCCTTCAGGAACTGGGACACACAGTAGTCAACAAGCTTTGTCGTTAACGGCAGCAGGAACTGAGACTGTCAGCGAGAGTGACAGTGATGACTGCATCATCATTGATCTCTCTGTTGACCATGGGTCTCAAATGGAGCAGACTGCCCAAGGTGGTGCTGTCACACAGATCAGTGCCAACGGTCATTCCATAGTGCAGCAAGGCAGTGAGGACGGCTGGAGAGCAGATCCTGGGTCCGCTTTGTCCAGTGACCAGGACCCAGAAGCCATGGGACATGGTCCTGAAAGTGAGAAACTGGGCGAAATTACAGTCCTGGAAACTGTGTCCTTGTCAGAGCAGCCAAGCACTTCCTTCTGTGAAAACGGTAAAGCCAAGACATTTAGTGAGCTGTCTGAAGAGAGCTATTACCGCTGCAGCTGTCTGAGTGGTCGGTGTGGTTTTCGCACAGTCCTCTCAACCCAGCTGGAGCTTCACCTAAAAGAGAACCATCCGCATGATGTGATGTATTCCTGTGTGCACTGTGGCAGCCGAGAAGCAGGTATTGACAGTCTGATGTCTCACTTGGAACAGCACTTGAGCAGTCAGGAGTTGTTGCATTGCTCTAACATGTTCTGTCAGTACATGTCCTCCTCTTCTGAAGAGGTTCACAACCACATCCAGACATGTCATCCTATGCAGGTACAACACGTCTGCTGGGTATGCAGTGACAAGTTTCACAGCTTTGTAAACTTTAGTTTGCACATCAAACTGAACCTGATATCTGTTTTCAAATGCCCGCATTGTTCAGCCAAAGATGTGGATCAACAAGCAGTCCTGATGCATATGGCTTCCTCCCATCCTGACCAAGAGCGGTTAGTGGATATTCAAAAAATGCTTGTTTgccatgagagaaagaaaaatcactGGTACACAACTGATTATGTTGAGGTAATACCTGCACACATGGAAGAGAGCACAGCCCTTGTGCCTGGTAACAACAGGGAACAAACACAGAGTCCAGAGTCCAAACGAGGCGGTGATGCAGTGATAGGAAGAAGCGTCAGGAATGCAAGGAgaagtctcacagacacacagattggaATCACCTCACCCTCGCCCATCAGGAAAGCTAACAGCCCCTCAATCAGAATGGACAAGCCTGGTCAAGAGCTGCCACTGTTTGATGCTCAGCAGGGAAAGGCCTTGAGCAGTGAAGGTCTGGTGGAACAGGTGAAATCTAGCAGCAAAAGATCGGGAGAACAACAGAATGATGGCGATACAAGCACAACAACCATTTCACCATCCAAACGAAAAgcattgagaaaaaaacagaatgatGGTGATACAAGCACAACAACCATTTCACCATCCAAACGAAAAgcattgagaaaaaaacagaatgatGGCGATACAAGCACAACAACCATTTCACCATCCAAACGAAAAGCattgagaaaagaacagaatgatgGCGATACAAGCACAACAACCATTTCACCATCCAAACGAAAAGCattgagaaaagaacagaatgatgGTGATACAGGCACAACAACCATTTCACCATCCAAACGAAAGGCAAAGTCCAAGAAAATGAGGGCAGTCAGAGGGCAGAATAGACACTCAGATGATCAGACGAACTGCAGTTCACAGCTCAGCAAGGAGTCTGAACCAGCTCTCTGCACAGACAATTTTGCAGGTAAAAATTCAGGGATGGTGGAATCAGTTGACACCTCAGTGAATGATTCAGATAAGAGTGAAGAGAGAAATTTTGTTGAAAGGAGACCGACAGATGTGGAAAGTACAAACCACAAACGCACGACAGGTGAAGCAAGTGATGGTGAAACAGAAGCAGTGGAGAGTGAAGGTGAAAAGCAAACAGCTTCCTGGATAGATCACACATTCGATCAGAAGGATGTAGACAGCTTCAAATGTTCGTTCTGTGATCATGTGTCAAGTTGTGTGGAGAACCATTCTGAGCATATCCACAGTTCCCACAGATCTCAGTTCAAGGGCTTCAGTTGTCAGCAGTGCAGCTTTGTCTCTGTTGACCAAGGCGCCAAGGCGGAACACAGGTGTGGTGGCAGTCACTGCCTGCAAGCACGTTCCAGGATTGGGTACAGTGAAGATGATAAAACACTGTGGTACACTGCGTTTGAACTTTCAGACATGTCAGTCACAGGTGTAACGGAACACGCATCAGAAACAGAATACCCACTGAAAACCAGATCAAAGAGAAAACATTCAGAAACATCTGCAGTTTCACCTCCATCAAAAGTGAAAACATCTGCCAGAACTGACTTTCCACCTGCAAAAACATCCAAAGTGTCTCCAGAAACCAGTGTTGAGGGAAGTCGGAGTCCTGGAACGAAGCTCATGTGCACTTTGTGTGGGCTGAAACAGAATTGCTCCAGAATCAGCATGCACAACCATATCTACGCTCAGCATGGTGATGCCATGGTCTGTCCCATCTGTTTAGAGAAGATGGGCAGCGACTGCCACTTCCATTTGCATCTGATGGATCTGCATCCAAATCATCCTTCAATTTATGATGAAGTGAAATCACAAAACTTTATTTCTCAGGTAAACTCTTCAGATGGAGTAGATGTTggtgcagcagacagacagaagatagattCTGTCAGTGGTGCAGAAGATGAGGAGGCAGAAGCAGGATCAATTacaacagacaggcacagagctGTCATTGACAGTGGTATACATGAACAGTTCAGTGAATTGAAAGACACGTTCGGAAGCAAGCAAAGCCAACTATCAAGCGGGATTGCTAGCTCCCCAGAGTTCAAATCTGTGTTACGGGCTTGTAAACTGTGTGGCTTTTCATCTGGCAGTCCAGTACGACTGAGTAATCACATGTACAGAGAACATTCTGAAGTGATGAAATGTCCCAGGTGTGATGTGCAACTAACCAGTGATAGCATGCTGTCCAGGCATGTGAGGGCAGCCCACAGGGAGGATGAAGATACCCTTTATCAACAGTGCCGCTCTCTGTCTTGGGTGTTTGAGGTGGAAAAACTGCTAAGCTGCAAACTGTGTGGCTATTCCAATAGCCAGTCAGCTGCACTGCATGAGCACATGTACACTGCACACAAAGCGGTGATGAAATGTCCAAGGTGTGACACGGAGTTGACGAGTGACCAGGAGTTGTATCAGCATCTATCTGACAACCATGCTGGTGAAAAAGACTCGCTCTACTCCCAGCATTGCTCTGCCAGCCGGTTCCATGTTCCAGGAGGGGCAGTGAAAAACTTTCATCCCACTCTTTCATTAGTTGGTGCACGTCAGCACCAGAGTCTTTCATCTCCAGAGGCCTCACgacagaaaggggaatggaagATGGGTGTGAAGGGCAAGCAGTGGGTGGCCAGGAAGAGAGCAGGCTGCCCCATGCTGTTGACGATCAAAAAGAAATCTCCTGCAGGGAATACGAGGTCCCAGAGCCGTCAGCTGTCACAGTCTGATGGTGGTTCACAGTCTGAGGCAAGTcagggtggtgggagtggagcCTCCGATTCTCCAGCCACTGTTGCCGATGTCCATCATCTGCCCCAGCCAGTGGATTCATCAAGTGCAGTTCCTATGACCCCAAGTGATATGTCCCAACCAGCATTTTCAAGGAATTATGGTGGATTAAGCTATGCCGCTGTTTCTTCATCAGTACCTCTCATGTCCAAAGAACAGTATGATGCATTTTTAGCTATGGCAGTGGAGGAAGACATGGAGTACCGATGCCCGCACTGCACATCAGATTTTAAGCTGCGGTATAAATTTTTCGAGCATCTTTGCTTCCACTACCATTACCGCTGTTTCAAGTGTGCCCAATGTCCATTTCTTGCATTCTGTGGGTCTTCAGTTGTGAACCACTGCAAGAAGAATCATAAAGAATATCCAGACATTATTCATATTCCCAAACAAAGTTTCGAGGCAAGGATTGAACGAGTGCTGTGTCAGTCTTTGGCGGCTGTGACAGATCCTCACACAGAGAGACGCTTGTTAGCATATGAAAGAGCCAGACTGAAGAAAGAATCTAAATGTCAGGGAAAACCAGGCAGAAAGCCACATAAGATAAAGTTATTATCTTCCCAGAAAATAAAACTCCAAACCAAGAAAATCAGAAAGGTTCCTTCATTAAAGATGAAGGCTCCAGTGAAGTCTCCTTCATTGAAGATAAAGGCTCCAGTCAAGTCCCCTAAGAAACGGCCCCTGACCAAGAAAAGGCCATCAGAACAGGATGCTGATGCAGACCAGATAACTCAATGGTTAATATGTCCGTATTGccgggggaagaaaaagaaaaggacagcAGTTGAACATGAGATCAGATTCCACATTCACTACAAGCCCTATTGCTGCTCGTACTGCAAGTTCACCTCCAGTTCTGAGAGGTATGCCATGCGGCATGTTGCTGCTACCCATCCAGGGAAGGGTGCTGCTGTGGACTACAAGAGGGATGAGAAAAAGGAAGAACGGTTCCAGCTTTTGTTCAGCAGATCTGTGGAATTGTCCAAGACGGCTGTCAAGCAGGAGGTGACCAGTGGTGTGAAGAGAAAGTACAAGAGGAGGAAGgcagacagtgtgacagatggTAAGCTCCTGGCACTGAACCCAGGTCCTATAAAGAAAGAGGAGAATCTGACGGCTCATCTGCAGCCTGGGTCAACAAAGGAGATTGAGTGTGCACACTGTGACTTTGTCAGTGACAGCAG AGAAGCGGTGTTGGCCCACATCCTGGAGAATCACCAACCCCTGCTGGAGGAGGCTGTGAAAGCCAGTGGTGCTGACGCCGATACTTCATTGACAGGTGCCAGTGGAGGATTCCTGTCGG ACGTCATGGACGGGGAGCCACCTGCAGAGAGTGCAGACAGCGGAAACGTGGGCAGCGTATTGCTGCCTGCTGTGACTCCGGAAGGCCCCGTTCTGACCACAGATAGTGAGAACACCAGTCATCTGTCCACAGAGAACCAGAACACTGTCCATCTGTCCACAGAGAGTCAGAACACTGTCCATCTGTCCACAGATTAA